The sequence aaaataaaaattaataattaataagaaagaaataaataaaatttaaaaataaaaaataacacaataacAAGCTGTGACAGTAACATCAGCTGGGACTTGCCGTGCACCTGGCGCTATTCTCCGTGGTTTTCAGAGGATGAACGCCAGGCTGGATGGGAGGCCAGACCCTCTTGGGATTCTATGGTGTGGCCGGTGCAAGCCCGCACTGGTGTCCAGCGGCCCCCACGCCCTGCAGAGGGAGCTCAGGGCTTCCTAGCCTCCGTTTCCCAGCCTACTCATCTGTGCTGTGGTTAGCCGgctggagggaggtggaggcacaGCGTTCCAGGTGGGAGGCTGCAGGAGTGTGGGTTGCAGGCCTGCGGAGGTGGACCCAGAGGGGTTCACGGTGGGGGGCATGGGAAGGTGGAAAGGGGCTGCGGACAAGGAGCCGTGACACAAACACAGGTGGACCCTGCCGCTGACCGCCCGTGGGTGAGGCTGGAAGTCAGTTAACATTTTACTGGGTTAGATTCTGCCTTTGCATATGGAACGGGTGTCCCCCGCCGCTGGCCGTCCCACCCCAACCCTGCACATCAGGCTTCCCGGTGTCTGGGGCCCCAGGGACCCCCTGCCCCAGCCATGGAACATTCCAGGCCTGGAGCAGCAACCTCATTTGCATGCCGCAAGGCTGTGGCTCAGGCGACTCCTCCTGGGGGCCTGGTGGTCCCACGCAGGGGTCCGGGCTGGGGGCTGCTCCGCCGAACCACGTCCCAGATCCAGGCCACAAAGGAGGACACCTGCGTGTACACATCGGGGGTCTTCGGGTCGCCGCACCAGAGGCCGGAGAACGACACGAGGCCGTGAGCCCGGTTCCTGCACACCAGGGGCCCCCCGGAGTCGGCCTGGAGTAAAAGGAGAGGTGAGGTCAGGGCCTCTGGGAGCTGCGGCAGGCACATCTCaccacctccctccctgcctcagaACCCTCTGTGACTCCCTACTGCTCTCCAAGGAAAAAGTAAACTCATCTCTGCCATCCAGGCCCTGAGGACCCGGCCCCCACCCACTTCTCTGCCCGCCTCCCCCACCAGCCTCCTCGGTGCTCCAGCCTTTGCACAGCCTGGAGGCCTGTTCCTGGCCTGTGCTGGATGCTACGTGTGTAAACATTCGAGTCTGCAGTGCTCTGGGCAGTGCACAACCTGCACAGCTGTACGCGGCCGCCCTCCAGTAATGGGTCTCTCTGCCTTGCATGTGTTTCCTCCAATCTTCTAAGGATtccttcaagtctcagctcaaaGGTGCTCTCCTTGGAGAGGGCTCCCCGAATACTCACCCTAAAATCCCTCATCCTACCCTCCTAACTGCCATCTGGAATCCACTCTGACACCAGAAACTATTCGGGTGGcagttttacagatggagaagaagaggcccagagaaatcaagtgacttttccaaggtcacacattGGGAAAGTGGACAGTCTCGTTTCTCCTGGGCTTGGGCTTCCGGGCTCCAGAGTGTGTGTCCTGAACCAAGTCGCTCTCTTGCCTGCAAAAGACCTTCCAGGCCCCGTGTCTCCCTTAGCACCAGGGGATTCGTTTATCCGACAAGATTTTAGGAGTGGGAGCTGCTTCCTCTCAATCTGTTACTACCTTCTACTGAACACTGCTTGTACAAATACACAAGTGTGTGGCTctttgtgcagtgcacaacctgcGCAACTGAACATGACAGCCCTGCGTGACCCTTGCCAACTCCCTGCCTTTCCTGGGCCTCAACTTCTCCATCTGGTCCAATATCAATGGGACTCAGTTCCCAAGGCCCTTCCTGGCCCTGACTGTCTCTgtgggccttggtttccccataCAGTAAGTGGGTGGAGCAGGGAGGGGATCTTACCGAGCAGAAGCCTCGCCTGTGCCTGTCCCCACTGCGGGTGCAGAGCATCGTACGGCTCAGGTGGCCCTTCCAGGAGCTGTTGCAGACGTCCAGGTCCAGCACTCGGACCTCGGCCTCCATCAGTCCAGGCGGCAGATCCTCAAAGTCAGACACGAAGCCCCAGCCAGCCACCCGGCACCGTGTCCCGGCTGTGGGGGGCCTGGCCCGTCTCCCTGGCAGCCTCAGCAGCCCCACTGCAGGGCCCAGGACAGCAGAGCTGTTCAGCTGCAGGGAAAGCATGAGTTCAGGCCACcaggctccctccccaccccccgctcCTGCCTCGGTTTATCCATGGGACCCCTGGTTCTGCCTTTGTGAAGCGAAATCAATGGTGGCCACCATGAGGCCGGGTCAGAAGGCCCCGTTCCTTCTGCCAACATAAACCCCTACCCCTTGGGTCTCCAGTGTCACCGTCAGTTGCCCAaagggtctttctttttttctttttttttgagagagagtctcactctgttgtccaggctggactgtagtggtataatctcagctcactgcaatctccgcctcctgggttcaacccattctcctgcctcagcctcccaagtagctgggattacaggcgttcaccaccacacctggctaattctagtattttagcaggaatggggtttcaccacgttggccaggctggtctccaactcctgacctcaggtgatccacccgcctcggcctcccaaagtgctgggattacagagtgagccaccgcgcccggtctcaAAGAGTCTTTCAAACCCCATCTCCTTCCTTGCTCTAAGCCCTCCCTTGGCTCCCCAGTGCCCTCAGGACAAAACCTCTTCGCTCACCAGCCAGGGCCTCTGAGggctctccagcctcagcctcccctctgGCCGGACAGGATGAATTTACAGCCACTCCCTGGGCCTGCCACGCACCTCTGCTCACATCGGACCCCCAGCCTGGACCCTTTTCCTGTTCAGCCTCCACATCTCAGCGCGGACGCCACCTCTCCCAGGAAGTCTTCCCAGATTGCCAGGCTAGGACGTGAGTCTCCTCTGGGCTCCCTGCAGCCCGACAAGGCTGGTTTACCAAGTGAAGATTGTGTGACACTCTGGGCTCTGTGCACCGGGcctctggccctggccctggcgcCTGGCACGTGGCTGATACTCAGTTAACAGGCCTGGGAAGGATGGCTCTAATCCCTGGCTCTGGTTCTCTGACTCGTGCATCTTGGGTACATCCCTGACATTCCTGATGtctcctccagcctcagtttccccatctgtacaatGGCCTGGGTGAACCAGAGCAGGTTCCAGGCTTTAGGGTTTAACGAATGAGAAAAATTCACCCAAAAGCTTCGGCCACTGGCGCTTGCTGCCtccttttatcttattttttttcagacggagtctcgctctgtcccccaggctggagtgcagtggcccgatctcggctcactgcaagctccacctcccgggctcacatcattctcctgcctcagccgagtagctgggactacaggcgcccgccacctcttccagctagttttttgtattttttttagtagagacggggtttcaccgtgttagccaggatggtctcgatctcctgacctcgtgatccacccgcctcagcctcccaaagtgctgggattacaggcttgagccaccatgcccgggctttttttttttttttttttttgagactgagtgttgctctgtcgcccagcctggagtgcaatggcacgatctcggctcactgcagcctctctgcttcccaggttcaagcagttctcctgcctcagcctccagaatttaATTCGGGGACTCTGGGTAGAAGCTTCAGGGACGGGGGTCGTCCCTCAAGCAGGAGGGGGCCAGGCGGGTCTGCATGGATGCACCACGTGTGGCAAAAGCAGCTTCCCACCTGGAAAACTCCACCcagggatttttttcttcttcttttttttttttttttttgagacgaagtcttgctctgtcgcccaggctggagtacaggggcgcaatctcggctcactgcaagctccgcctcccgggttcccgccattctcttgcctcagcttcccgagtagctgggactacaggcgcccaccaccacgcccagctaattttttgtatttttagtagagacggggtttcaccgtgttagccaggatggtctcgatctcctgacctcgtgatccgcccgcctcggcctcccaaagtgctggcattacaggcatgagccaccgcacccggcggtgaaacctcatttctaccaaaaatataaaaattagccgggcgtggtggaggtgcctgtgatcccagctactcgggaggctgaggcgggagaatcgcctgagcccgggGGGTTGAGctttcggtgagccgagatcgcgccactgcactccagcctgggcgacagagtgagactctgtctcaaaaaccaaacatgTGTCAGATACTCCTACGGgccacccccccaccccaggctCACCCGCAGCAGGCAGATGTCGTTGACGTGGGTCACAGGGTGGAAGTCGGGGTGGTTGGTGATAGCACTGATACCAAACACCTGCTGGGTGGGCTCTGCGGTACGCAGGGCATGGGCGCCCAGCACCACCAGGCCAGTGCGGAGGTCTCTGCGGGGAGGAAGGGGTAGGCGAGACAGGGGTGAGAGGCTGCCTGTCCTGGGCCTGTCCTGGGCCTCAGTCTACTCATCTATG comes from Macaca fascicularis isolate 582-1 chromosome 19, T2T-MFA8v1.1 and encodes:
- the PRSS57 gene encoding serine protease 57 isoform X2; this translates as MCVPESSDDPMGTCGPPLTQDGEVVGQSRRHRAPHHQWLVSELLKSPPNPPWRGPPGKSQSSSSCTNTLCCAAPDKPAPLSGPQFGSWGAQIIGGHEVTPHSRPYMASVRFGGQHHCGGFLLRARWVVSAAHCFSHRDLRTGLVVLGAHALRTAEPTQQVFGISAITNHPDFHPVTHVNDICLLRLNSSAVLGPAVGLLRLPGRRARPPTAGTRCRVAGWGFVSDFEDLPPGLMEAEVRVLDLDVCNSSWKGHLSRTMLCTRSGDRHRRGFCSADSGGPLVCRNRAHGLVSFSGLWCGDPKTPDVYTQVSSFVAWIWDVVRRSSPQPGPLRGTTRPPGGVA
- the PRSS57 gene encoding serine protease 57 isoform X1 — protein: MCVPESSDDPMGTCGPPLTQDGEVVGQSRRHRAPHHQWLVSELLKSPPNPPWRGPPGKSQSSSSCTNTLCCAAPDKPAPLSGPQFAGSWGAQIIGGHEVTPHSRPYMASVRFGGQHHCGGFLLRARWVVSAAHCFSHRDLRTGLVVLGAHALRTAEPTQQVFGISAITNHPDFHPVTHVNDICLLRLNSSAVLGPAVGLLRLPGRRARPPTAGTRCRVAGWGFVSDFEDLPPGLMEAEVRVLDLDVCNSSWKGHLSRTMLCTRSGDRHRRGFCSADSGGPLVCRNRAHGLVSFSGLWCGDPKTPDVYTQVSSFVAWIWDVVRRSSPQPGPLRGTTRPPGGVA
- the PRSS57 gene encoding serine protease 57 isoform X5, translating into MASVRFGGQHHCGGFLLRARWVVSAAHCFSHRDLRTGLVVLGAHALRTAEPTQQVFGISAITNHPDFHPVTHVNDICLLRLNSSAVLGPAVGLLRLPGRRARPPTAGTRCRVAGWGFVSDFEDLPPGLMEAEVRVLDLDVCNSSWKGHLSRTMLCTRSGDRHRRGFCSADSGGPLVCRNRAHGLVSFSGLWCGDPKTPDVYTQVSSFVAWIWDVVRRSSPQPGPLRGTTRPPGGVA
- the PRSS57 gene encoding serine protease 57 isoform X4 encodes the protein MGPGSGAWGRPLLTVATALMLPMKPPGSWGAQIIGGHEVTPHSRPYMASVRFGGQHHCGGFLLRARWVVSAAHCFSHRDLRTGLVVLGAHALRTAEPTQQVFGISAITNHPDFHPVTHVNDICLLRLNSSAVLGPAVGLLRLPGRRARPPTAGTRCRVAGWGFVSDFEDLPPGLMEAEVRVLDLDVCNSSWKGHLSRTMLCTRSGDRHRRGFCSADSGGPLVCRNRAHGLVSFSGLWCGDPKTPDVYTQVSSFVAWIWDVVRRSSPQPGPLRGTTRPPGGVA
- the PRSS57 gene encoding serine protease 57 isoform X3; protein product: MGPGSGAWGRPLLTVATALMLPMKPPAGSWGAQIIGGHEVTPHSRPYMASVRFGGQHHCGGFLLRARWVVSAAHCFSHRDLRTGLVVLGAHALRTAEPTQQVFGISAITNHPDFHPVTHVNDICLLRLNSSAVLGPAVGLLRLPGRRARPPTAGTRCRVAGWGFVSDFEDLPPGLMEAEVRVLDLDVCNSSWKGHLSRTMLCTRSGDRHRRGFCSADSGGPLVCRNRAHGLVSFSGLWCGDPKTPDVYTQVSSFVAWIWDVVRRSSPQPGPLRGTTRPPGGVA